The Rosa chinensis cultivar Old Blush chromosome 7, RchiOBHm-V2, whole genome shotgun sequence DNA segment TTGACACGTGGACTACGGTGGGCCACATAATACGAACCATCGAAGATATATTGGTCTACCCTCTTGGCCAACACAACATTGCTTTACACGTAAACATGCTTTCCTTATGATGTAGTTCCCTTCTATTAGGCTCCCCAATGGTGTCTACTTGCCTATCGAATTCTAGATTGAGAATGAGTAACCTAGATTGAAAATTACGATTGTTTTGAGTTTCATAGGTGGTTCTACTTGTCCAAGCATCTGTGTCTCCCTAATTGTGTAGACCTTTTTGAAGAAATCAGTTTGCCAAAAGAGTCTACTGGCTTAAGAAAGAAGGTCTACACATTAGGGAAATAATTTAATGCTCGAAAGGTAAACACGTTCAGAAAACATGTAGGTCTATTTGAAGAAATCTGTTCGCCAGAAAAGTCTACTGGTTTATGTATCACCACTACTTGGTCATCAATAGGTATCTTGATGAAGAGGTGAACCAGGTCTACTTGTATTTTGATCAAACTAGCCCCATCTTGTCGAGACGTGGACTGAAGTGGGCCACAGGCTACGAACCATCGAAGATTGGCCTACCCACATCACACACACTGCATCGCTTTTCACGTTAACATGCTTTCCTTATGATGTAGTTCCCTTTTATTGGGCTCCTCAATGGTGTCTACTTGCCTAGTGGTGTTGTGGAGTGAAAATGAGATACCAAAAAAATTACGTTGTTTTGAGTTTCATATTTAGTTCAAGTACTTGTCCGAGCATCTTTGTCTCCCTAATTGTGTAGACCTTTTTGAAGAAATCAGTTTGCCAGAAGAGTCTACTAGCTTGAGAAAGGAGATCTACTCATTGGGGAACAATGATATTGCTAGAAAGGTAAACACGTTCAGAAAACATGTAGGTCTGTTTGAAGAAATCAGTTTGCTAGAAAAGTCTACTGGTTTATGTATCTCCAGTACTTGGTCATCAATAGGTATCATGATGAAGAGGTGAACCAGGTCTACTTGTATTTTGATCAAACTAGCCCCATCTTGTCGACACGTGGACTGAAGTGGGCCACAGGCTACGAACCATCGAAGATTGGTCTACCCACATCACACACACTGCATTGCTTTTCACGTTAACATGCTTTCCTTATGATGTAGTTCCCTTTTATTGGGCTCCTCAATGGTGTCTACTTGCCTAATGGTGTTGTGGAGTGAAAATGagtaaccaaaaaaattacGTTGTTTTGAGTTTCATATGTAGTTCAAGTACTTGTTCGAGCATCTTTGTCTCCCTAATTGTGTAGACATTTTCGAACAAATCAGTTTGCTAGAAGAGTCTACTGGCTTGAGAAAGGAGATCTACTCATTGGGGAACAATGATATTGCTGGAAAGGTAAACACGTTCAGAAAATATGTAGGTCTGTTTGAAGAAGTTTGAAAAagttttcctcaaattttggtCTACTGGGCCAAGGATTCATGTGTAGAAAACATGTAGGTCTGCTTGTACAAGGCATCTATAGGTCTACTTGTGATCTTAATGGTAAATTGGAAAATAAGTAAAAGACTTGCACAAGTCTTCCACAAAACCACAAAAACCTGCAAGTAAACTACATTGCCTGTCGAATTGCAAGTACAGTAGGGTGTTACATTCTTAGCCTATAAGTGAACTTAACTAGATCCCAAAAACCTGCAAGTCTTCCACAAAACCACAAAAACCTGCAAGTAAACTACATTGCCTATCGAATTGCAAGTACAGTAGGGTGTTACATTCTTAGCCTACAAGTGAACTGAACTACATCTCAAAAACCTACAAGTCTTCCACAAAACCACAAAAACCTAAGTAAACTACATTCCAAAATCACAAAATCCTGCAACCTTCCCTCATCTGCTATGACGGACATTTGATGCCACACCCCTCTTGGATTGAGCTCTAATGTGAGGTGGTTGGACGATTGGGTTCTTCACGGTCCCTTTCTTCGATTCTGCTTTAGTTTCCCTTTGTGCCATCTTAGGTGTAGAACATATTGGTGGTGGCCGAGTTTTGATGGCTTCCTTAATCCATTTCCAGCACTCATTGAATTTGTTCCTTACCAATTCAATGGTTAAGTCCATGCGTACCTCTTCTGAGTTAAACTGCAGTGTTATTTGAATAAGTAATGTTAAGCTAAGTTATTACCAACATGTCATTCAGATTCATACCTCATGCAGATATGACAAACATACCTGATGCCACCACTCATATCCATAACATTGCATGTGTTTGATCACATACACCCCACAGTCAGAACCGCCCTCTTGTTTCGAGCATTGAGCCAGCTTGAATACATGGAAGTCAGAAAACTTCTTCACAACATTCTTGACTTTGAACTCCACATGGTGGTAGATAATGTCCAGTGTTTGCAACTGCACAATTAAGAAAAAATAATGATAAGTACAAGGCTTATAGGGTTTTCATGATCAACACAAAAAGATTCAAATGCAAGAACATCATTTACAACAGCTTTGCACAGATTCATTCATCTCCTGTTACATTGTAAGCTATCTCACACTTCTCTTGTTTGATTATCAAGACGCACAACTAGGAGGTACCAATAATTGATGTCATGCATTGGTATGAAAATCTGTTGAAAATATGAATGTGAGAATGATGTACGATCGAGAGAAAAACCAACAATTATTGCTGAACACAAAGAAAAACTTTTCCTTTACCTTCTCGCACTCAGGTATGCCATTCTCAAATCTCTGTACACCCAAACCCTTCGAAACTGCCCTTGCCGAATCTCCACACATGTCTCTGTCATTATAACTTTTCATCTTCTGACAAAAGTATGTTGTGAAGTAACAACATCTATTGCTTGGGAAGCGTCCTAGAAATAGATAGTCACTAAACAAATTGATAATATCATCTTCAACCCATCCGTTAGGTTTAAGTGACCAAACTGTTTTTCGACTAGTGAAGAAATTTTTACTATCCACAATGGTCTCCTTCTCTTCAGCTGACACATCATAAACAAACTTGAGCACTCCTTTGTCAGCCTCCTCCTGATCTCCCTTAACTTTGAAGTTACCAATCTTCTCTATGTTACTCTTGGTCGTGGGGTTGGCATCAACTTTCTTCATACTTTTCAGTGGGATGACTATAGATGTTGAGTTAGATAGGCAAATCAAagaggtcttttttttttgttgcaagtCTTCCCCATGTACCTATAACACCTACGTGAGATAGAAAGTAGTTGCGTGTTAGTAAACAGAATAGGAAAGTAGATGTATTCATTAACAGTGAATAGAGAAGGGATACATTGAAAAGTAACTTTATTAAAACTCATTCATCTCTTATTACAAGGTGCAATAAATGCACTGCACAAAAGGAAACACCACAGCAACTATAAAGAAATGCAGTGAATGCATTCCTTTATTGATCAACCACAAAGAAACACAGCAACTATAAAGAAATGCAGTGAATGCATTCCTTTATTGATCAACCACAAAGAAACACAACAACTATAAAGGAATGCACTAAATGCATTCCTTTATTATTGATCAACTAACAAGAAACACAACACTTCGTTTCATTCTCCATTCACTACTGCCCACAACTTCATAACTTCATACCTCTTGTTGCTCTCCAACTTTCTTTTTTGAAACTTTCTTGGGGCTTACTTTTTCTGCTAAGCCATCAGT contains these protein-coding regions:
- the LOC121050645 gene encoding uncharacterized protein LOC121050645, which translates into the protein MKKVDANPTTKSNIEKIGNFKVKGDQEEADKGVLKFVYDVSAEEKETIVDSKNFFTSRKTVWSLKPNGWVEDDIINLFSDYLFLGRFPSNRCCYFTTYFCQKMKSYNDRDMCGDSARAVSKGLGVQRFENGIPECEKLQTLDIIYHHVEFKVKNVVKKFSDFHVFKLAQCSKQEGGSDCGVYVIKHMQCYGYEWWHQFNSEEVRMDLTIELVRNKFNECWKWIKEAIKTRPPPICSTPKMAQRETKAESKKGTVKNPIVQPPHIRAQSKRGVASNVRHSR